acggacagacagacagacagacaagcaaacggacagacagacagacatgcaaacagactagcaaatggacaaacaaacagacagacagacaagatcaCATGATCTTTTTAGCcaattagtttaattaattaattaaaattagttAGCTGTTTTAGATGTTGCTGTTATCATTATTGTCATACGACAAGTAGTTAACAATTTCTTATGTAgtgtagcttaattaaatttaaaaatatatgtactggacagactgacggacagacagacacgcaagTTTGCAAATTCGCGCACCAATAGTTCTGGACTTCGAGGCCGTCACAACATTATCCGGGACTGCTCACAAATCGTCCCATCGGAACCAAAGTAGTACAGCCGCGGAGATGTCGCCTTTGTGGCTATCGGCGTTGCTAACAATTGGAGCATTGCACGTGACACAAGTAAGTCAACTTTTTCTCTACAGTTTCTCTTCTCCACCTACAACCGTTTGTAGCAATAGCAATTGCTCACTGTGCATGTCGCCTCTAAACACAAACTTTATACGTTGCTTAGTGGCTGTTTTGGAATTGCTGCATGAGGGTCCCCAATGAGGGTAGACCGGAAGTTACAATGATGATGTAGAAAACAGCCTTACCAAGTTGCCTTAGCAACCTAAGAGTAATGTTTGTACGTTTTCAAGCTACGCAGTTAGAATTTTGGTGACATCTTCAAAAGTGTTACAGTTGAACTGCATGACTAAAGGTGGTTTgggctaacgcgcgttaaaggACATGGTTGTGTTACGTGATTTGGTTTCATATTGCACTTAAAGTAGCGCGCTGTTAGCAGATTATTGGTCagatttaatatcaatataaaaTGTACTTAAGTAATtacttaataaataataaattacttaattacCTAAATCATAtgataaatttaatttaagaCTTACACTTAAATATTAGAcgtattaataaataaaaatctATTAGTTACGCTAACGTTGATAAGacgttaatatcaatgaactCTAAAAATTTAGGCCTGGCTTTGTTGCTGTGCATATTCTAACTTATAGATTATGTTGAACAGATGTAGTGTACATTTGTGGGTTTTTGTAGGTTTCCGGTCATATGTGTAGTAAAGACAATGACAAGGATTGTCCTGATAAGTCTAcatattgtgttgtgtgagttTATTGCCGAGAATTATTTTATGTGTGAGTGTAGAGCATTTGATTAGATGTCCGGATGACTGTGAGTGTAAAGGAGGCATGGGTAAAACAGCGGAACTAGGCTGTTATAACTGTAAGCCGAGCTGTGAACTTGTGCCGGGATTCGCTTGGTAGGTTGACAGAGTTGAATGGTATTGATCAACTGTTtctcggtctgtttgtctgtctatgagtgtctgtctgtctgtctgtttgtctgtctgtgagtgtctgtttgtctgtctgtctgtctgtctgtctttgtctgtctttgtctgtttgtctgtctgtctgtctgtgtgtttgtttgtctgtttgtctgtctttgtctgtctgtttgtctgtctgtctgtttgtctgtctgtctgactgtcttatttcactattgaacacaaacagcaaaattttacaagaacactataggtaaaaactgctaagctaaatgtacTGAAACATACAGATcaaatactactaaaactctaatgaatgatgttctgaatgtcttaTTTATTGTCGTCCAATTCTTTATTTCCCTCTACAATTTTTCTAATTTATTTCATTGTTACATTGGAATTGGACTTCTGAAGGCATATTGATAGTCTTTTTCTCTATTGTCCTCTAAACTGTGCTTCACTTGATCTTGGCCAGCTGGTTCAAATATTTGTTTGCCTTTTCTCTtcaacaaccaaaatgttaAAATATCAAAGGAATGAAGGTAGCTTTGCATGACCTTGGatgctgttgatttgaatatttattaatttttatcacctctctttttgcagctgcaaatctGTCCTCTCTCGATGCTCTTACtactgtgtctctgtctgtctgtctgtctgtttgtgtgtgtctgtctttctgtttgtctgtctgtctatttgtctgtctgtctgtcttttatttcttacatcaaactgtctgtcttgtctctctgtctgtgagtgtctgtctgtctgtttgtcaatgtctatttgtgtgtctgtctgtctgtctgtctttttgtgagtgtctgtctgtctgtttgtctttttgtgagtgtctgtctgtctgtttgtctgtgattgtctgtgtgtgtttttctgtctgtctatgtgtttgtctgtctgtcaaacatcatatatttcttattgtgattatatataattttttgtaaaatttcTGTACTATTTTGCAGGCCATTTATTATGATTGGTTTGCTTGGGCTGCTATTTGGTTCTATTGTCGTCTTCTGCTGCGTTCTTGTTCGAACGGTCACCGCATGCTTCTGAGACGTCGATTGTTTATTGTGACTTTTTGCCACCAGATTGACACTCTGAGTGTTAGAAATCAAGCCTTAGATGTTATGAATATTGCTGCACATTAAAGATTGTAGGTTACAATACAATTAGATTGGATTTGTATATTGGGATGTGGAGGTCgtgtgcgcacacacgcacacacacacacagtgacacacacacacacacacacacacacacacacacacacacacacacacacacacacacacaccgacacacacacactaaacacac
The sequence above is drawn from the Corticium candelabrum chromosome 8, ooCorCand1.1, whole genome shotgun sequence genome and encodes:
- the LOC134183408 gene encoding uncharacterized protein LOC134183408, which translates into the protein MSPLWLSALLTIGALHVTQVSGHMCSKDNDKDCPDKSTYCVVCPDDCECKGGMGKTAELGCYNCKPSCELVPGFAWPFIMIGLLGLLFGSIVVFCCVLVRTVTACF